A genomic segment from Carboxydocella sporoproducens DSM 16521 encodes:
- the cooS gene encoding anaerobic carbon-monoxide dehydrogenase catalytic subunit, which produces MSKMKNTIDPAVNYLLPLAKKAGVETVWDRFAVMKPQCGFGELGVCCRICWKGPCRIDPFGNGPQRGVCGADAHTIVARNLARMMAAGAASHSDHGRHIALTLLEVGEGHAPAYRIKDEQKLRNIAEKLNLAPAGKDIRQIAKEVAQASLDDYSRQKRSIPCNWAKVTMTAERVEKLVDLEVMPHNIDAVIAEIMARTHVGCDADAANILLGGLKGALADYTGMCLSTELSDVLFGTPEPVVTQANLGVLKEDAVNIAVHGHNPLLSEIICDVALKMNEEAKKAGAKDGINIVGICCTGNEVMMRRGIPLATNYLSQEMAIVTGAVDAMVVDVQCIMPALTSVAECFHTEVITTMPVNKITGATHIEFREESAVESARKIVEVAIEAFKRRDKRKVNIPDYKQTAIAGFSAEAILAALSKLDAKDPLKPLIDNIVNGNIQGIALFAGCNNPKAIQDNNFITIAKELAKNNVLMLATGCGAGTFAKTGLMTQEATEAYAGESLKAVLTAIGKAAGLNGPLPLVLHMGSCVDNSRAVNVAVAIANKLGVDLDKLPLVASAPEFMSEKAVAIGTWAVTLGIPTHIGIVPQIMGSPVVAEFLTEKAKELLGGYFIVETDPEQAAAKLVAAIKERRKGLGI; this is translated from the coding sequence ATGAGTAAGATGAAAAATACCATAGATCCTGCTGTCAACTATTTGCTACCTTTAGCAAAAAAGGCGGGAGTTGAAACTGTTTGGGATCGTTTTGCAGTTATGAAGCCCCAATGTGGTTTCGGAGAGCTGGGCGTCTGCTGCCGCATTTGCTGGAAGGGACCGTGTCGTATCGATCCTTTTGGCAATGGTCCCCAGAGAGGTGTTTGTGGGGCTGATGCCCACACCATAGTGGCACGCAACCTGGCTAGAATGATGGCTGCAGGTGCTGCTTCCCATTCCGATCACGGTCGCCACATCGCCTTAACTTTATTAGAAGTTGGCGAAGGACATGCACCTGCGTACCGGATTAAAGACGAGCAAAAGTTAAGAAATATAGCGGAAAAATTAAACCTGGCACCGGCAGGCAAAGATATACGGCAAATAGCAAAAGAAGTGGCTCAGGCTTCCCTGGATGATTATTCGCGGCAAAAGCGCAGCATACCCTGTAACTGGGCCAAAGTGACCATGACAGCTGAACGGGTGGAAAAACTGGTAGATCTGGAGGTTATGCCCCATAACATTGATGCTGTTATCGCTGAGATTATGGCCCGAACTCATGTGGGTTGTGATGCCGATGCAGCCAACATTTTGCTCGGCGGATTAAAGGGAGCACTGGCTGATTATACCGGTATGTGTTTGTCAACTGAGCTGTCTGATGTCCTATTTGGTACCCCTGAACCGGTAGTTACTCAGGCCAACCTTGGCGTGCTGAAGGAAGATGCTGTTAACATTGCGGTTCACGGTCATAACCCGTTACTTAGTGAAATTATTTGTGATGTCGCGTTGAAAATGAATGAAGAAGCTAAGAAAGCCGGGGCCAAAGACGGTATTAACATAGTGGGTATTTGTTGTACGGGTAATGAGGTGATGATGCGACGGGGGATTCCGCTGGCTACTAACTATCTATCCCAGGAAATGGCCATAGTTACAGGCGCTGTAGATGCGATGGTCGTAGATGTGCAGTGCATTATGCCTGCTCTTACCAGTGTAGCGGAGTGTTTCCATACTGAAGTAATCACCACTATGCCTGTAAATAAAATCACTGGCGCCACTCACATAGAGTTTCGGGAAGAATCGGCTGTGGAAAGCGCCAGGAAAATCGTAGAAGTGGCAATTGAGGCCTTTAAAAGACGGGATAAGCGCAAGGTCAACATTCCTGACTACAAGCAAACAGCCATTGCCGGTTTCAGTGCCGAGGCAATTCTAGCGGCCTTAAGCAAGCTAGATGCCAAAGACCCGTTAAAGCCATTGATAGATAATATCGTTAACGGTAATATTCAAGGAATTGCGTTGTTTGCAGGATGTAACAATCCTAAGGCGATCCAGGACAATAACTTTATCACCATTGCGAAAGAGCTGGCGAAAAATAACGTCCTGATGCTGGCTACTGGTTGTGGAGCCGGTACCTTTGCTAAAACCGGTTTAATGACTCAGGAGGCAACCGAGGCTTATGCCGGTGAATCCTTGAAAGCTGTACTCACTGCTATTGGCAAGGCAGCCGGATTAAACGGACCTTTGCCTTTAGTACTGCATATGGGATCTTGTGTAGATAATTCCAGGGCCGTTAATGTAGCCGTAGCTATAGCTAACAAGCTGGGAGTGGATTTAGATAAACTGCCTCTTGTCGCCTCTGCTCCTGAGTTTATGTCGGAGAAGGCAGTAGCTATTGGGACCTGGGCAGTTACTCTGGGAATACCAACCCATATTGGAATAGTACCCCAGATTATGGGTTCCCCGGTAGTGGCTGAATTTTTAACTGAAAAAGCAAAAGAGTTGCTGGGTGGCTACTTTATAGTAGAAACCGATCCAGAACAAGCCGCTGCTAAACTGGTTGCCGCTATTAAGGAAAGACGTAAGGGTTTAGGGATTTAA
- a CDS encoding 4Fe-4S dicluster domain-containing protein → MARAKENFFIYADPQKCLGCKNCEIACAVAHAGCDLQTAVTQGLQLQPRNSVVQVEDMVMPIQCRQCEDAPCAHACPTGAIYEEDRFVKINESNCIGCKVCTMVCPFGAIIVAKDITDEGTHRTQKGKARKCDLCFSRTQDSDEFACACVEACPTKAIMLVDYESYRKKLIEDRGKELVRAHAHSKNHGLMRK, encoded by the coding sequence ATGGCGAGAGCTAAAGAGAATTTCTTTATTTACGCCGATCCCCAAAAGTGTCTGGGTTGCAAGAATTGTGAGATTGCCTGTGCTGTGGCTCATGCAGGTTGTGATCTACAAACTGCCGTAACCCAGGGCTTGCAATTACAGCCAAGAAACTCGGTGGTTCAAGTTGAGGACATGGTTATGCCCATTCAATGCAGACAATGTGAAGACGCGCCTTGTGCCCACGCCTGCCCTACCGGAGCAATCTACGAAGAGGATAGGTTTGTTAAAATTAATGAAAGTAATTGTATTGGCTGTAAAGTGTGCACTATGGTTTGCCCCTTTGGAGCTATTATTGTAGCTAAAGACATAACAGATGAAGGTACTCACAGAACCCAAAAAGGTAAAGCCAGGAAATGTGATCTTTGTTTTAGCAGGACGCAGGATAGCGATGAATTTGCCTGCGCCTGTGTAGAGGCCTGTCCTACCAAAGCAATCATGCTGGTAGATTACGAAAGTTATCGTAAGAAACTTATTGAAGACAGAGGAAAGGAACTGGTAAGGGCTCATGCTCATTCAAAGAACCATGGCCTAATGCGGAAATAA
- a CDS encoding NapC/NirT family cytochrome c yields MENRYRIAFFTLLAVVIIGLLLTINFAYGDRPRFCSNCHLMQGEYRTWASSVHQGVGCNDCHAPHEWPRKWWFKSKAGLGHIYRNTTGQFPAVLRATPQSQEVIQANCIRCHKGTLQKINTEQKCWNCHRGTPHGQMLERVKEG; encoded by the coding sequence GTGGAAAATCGCTATCGCATTGCCTTTTTTACACTGCTGGCGGTTGTAATCATCGGGCTCTTATTGACTATTAATTTTGCCTATGGGGACAGGCCCCGCTTTTGTTCCAATTGTCATCTGATGCAGGGGGAATATCGCACCTGGGCAAGTTCGGTCCATCAAGGAGTAGGGTGTAATGACTGTCATGCTCCCCATGAGTGGCCCCGGAAATGGTGGTTTAAAAGCAAGGCTGGCCTGGGGCATATTTATCGCAATACTACGGGACAGTTTCCGGCGGTGCTGCGGGCTACTCCTCAGAGCCAGGAAGTGATTCAGGCCAATTGTATTCGCTGTCATAAAGGGACATTGCAGAAAATCAATACGGAACAGAAATGCTGGAATTGTCACCGGGGAACCCCGCATGGACAAATGCTGGAAAGGGTGAAAGAAGGATGA
- a CDS encoding S-layer homology domain-containing protein produces the protein MTGRLKQLLAGWLGLLLTLNSLPLLWAAEMPRDIKGHWSEAVLLRQWERGILTGERQKEGFYLRPNRPVSRAELVVVLLRNGYVLAQPLAKEPVLPGDSRGHWAAPYLAQAQVQGLLKGYPDGSFKPDRQVTRAELAVLLARLPGLPAKESGDGKKLPQDVRGHWAEEEIKRLVTAGIIQGYPDGSFQPERAASRAEVAVLLDRLWPAHTPPDQDGDGLNDGLEARLNTNAQLVDSDFDGVRDGEEGQLGIDPLRPDSDDDGLSDQEEILLQTDPRRRDSNGNGRSDGEELYPQTYYRADKPLQPAISALLPAPAIYALAVREKGTKESLALQNNPALLGSALEVIAAPRRQGSITLQADLALAAAGGAANLLVAHYRPERGQMEYFSPRILEDGRIRVEAVELAGTWYLVDRRRLGQAVSREELKERDVLLLVDASGSMGTVDKEGYRLELAADLVQRLGAADRVAIMAFTEKTELLVPLTVDKARIRAALTGIGSDGDTDLQGAVAAGIDYMLREGRPQAEKSIVLFTEGHNTRPEVLWELGEKAGSSGIRIHTLGLGVGVHGVLRDLAEASGGQYQDDWHGEELLALYPAAPAEDRDGDGLPDGEERQGLLTQYGQVIFTDPERADTDGDGLTDGEEMGISQAKPFGLTVQMAVPGYNIQSNPLFPDTDGDGLPDKEDPRPQVPDWPILVLLHGLFSDRTIWGMYKDREHIAPDSFLGYWREMGYNLEQVLAYQYPSTEHVSRVAASLAAALPVEEKKRHPYGKSYCYLLLGHSKGGLVARYVVEHSLFRGRPVLGLFTLGTPHWGWSLLSGFYNDLAPDSELFVVQEREPLKRICQPLTGKPLGVPYIPLATEYNSWTEKLVIADEEVAALKKAGDWVVGNTNALAQGIPARKRYLLRTPEKYYHWESHHNSLVWATVWQETEKILGSN, from the coding sequence TTGACCGGAAGACTGAAGCAACTGCTGGCAGGCTGGCTGGGGCTATTGCTGACCCTGAACAGTCTGCCTTTGCTTTGGGCGGCAGAAATGCCGCGAGATATCAAGGGCCACTGGTCAGAAGCCGTTCTGCTGCGGCAGTGGGAGCGGGGGATACTCACCGGCGAACGGCAAAAGGAAGGCTTTTATCTCCGGCCCAACCGGCCGGTCAGCCGGGCGGAGCTGGTGGTGGTGCTGCTGCGTAACGGCTATGTGCTGGCGCAGCCATTAGCAAAAGAGCCGGTGTTGCCCGGGGACAGCCGGGGCCACTGGGCAGCCCCTTATCTGGCACAGGCGCAGGTTCAGGGGCTGTTAAAAGGCTATCCCGACGGCAGCTTCAAGCCTGACAGACAGGTAACCAGAGCCGAACTGGCCGTCTTGTTGGCCCGGCTGCCGGGCCTGCCTGCAAAGGAGAGCGGTGACGGTAAGAAGCTGCCACAGGATGTCCGGGGGCACTGGGCAGAGGAGGAAATCAAGCGCCTGGTGACAGCAGGCATAATCCAGGGCTATCCGGACGGCAGTTTTCAGCCGGAGCGGGCGGCCAGCCGGGCCGAAGTGGCGGTGTTGCTGGATCGCCTTTGGCCGGCCCATACACCTCCTGATCAGGATGGCGATGGCCTTAATGACGGGCTGGAGGCCCGGCTGAACACCAATGCTCAGCTTGTGGACAGTGATTTTGATGGGGTAAGGGATGGAGAAGAGGGGCAACTGGGGATAGATCCGCTGCGACCAGATAGTGATGACGATGGCCTCAGTGACCAGGAGGAAATTCTGCTGCAGACTGATCCGCGGCGACGGGATAGTAATGGCAATGGACGCAGTGATGGGGAGGAACTCTACCCGCAGACTTATTACAGGGCGGACAAGCCTCTGCAACCGGCTATTTCAGCCTTGCTGCCGGCGCCCGCGATTTACGCGCTGGCGGTCAGGGAGAAAGGGACCAAGGAGAGTTTGGCCCTGCAAAACAATCCTGCTCTGTTAGGATCGGCCCTGGAGGTTATTGCTGCCCCCAGGCGACAGGGAAGCATCACCTTGCAGGCAGATCTGGCGCTGGCAGCAGCTGGAGGGGCGGCCAATTTGCTGGTAGCTCATTACCGGCCAGAACGGGGGCAGATGGAGTATTTTTCACCCCGGATACTGGAAGATGGGCGAATCCGGGTAGAAGCTGTGGAGCTGGCAGGCACCTGGTATCTGGTAGATAGGCGGCGTCTGGGACAGGCGGTTTCCCGGGAGGAACTGAAAGAGAGGGATGTGCTGTTACTGGTGGATGCTTCCGGCTCCATGGGTACAGTGGATAAAGAAGGCTACCGGCTGGAACTGGCTGCTGACCTGGTGCAGAGATTGGGGGCTGCTGATCGAGTGGCAATAATGGCCTTTACCGAAAAAACTGAATTATTAGTACCACTGACAGTGGATAAGGCCAGGATCCGGGCTGCCCTGACCGGGATCGGCAGTGATGGGGATACTGATCTGCAGGGGGCAGTGGCAGCGGGGATAGATTACATGCTCAGGGAAGGCCGCCCGCAAGCGGAAAAATCCATTGTACTTTTTACAGAGGGACACAATACCCGACCGGAGGTATTATGGGAACTGGGTGAGAAGGCAGGTAGCAGTGGGATCAGGATTCACACCCTGGGCCTGGGCGTTGGGGTGCATGGAGTGCTGCGGGACCTGGCAGAAGCCAGTGGTGGTCAGTATCAGGATGACTGGCATGGGGAGGAACTGCTGGCTTTGTATCCCGCCGCTCCGGCAGAGGACAGGGATGGAGATGGTTTGCCTGATGGGGAAGAAAGGCAGGGCCTGTTGACCCAATACGGCCAGGTTATTTTTACCGATCCGGAGCGAGCAGATACGGATGGGGATGGCTTAACTGATGGAGAGGAAATGGGTATCAGCCAGGCCAAACCTTTCGGGTTGACAGTACAGATGGCAGTTCCAGGGTATAATATTCAGTCCAATCCTTTATTCCCGGATACAGATGGAGATGGCTTGCCGGACAAGGAGGATCCCAGGCCCCAGGTACCGGACTGGCCGATTCTGGTATTATTGCATGGTTTATTTTCTGACCGCACTATCTGGGGAATGTATAAAGACAGGGAGCATATCGCTCCTGACAGTTTCCTGGGTTACTGGCGGGAAATGGGCTATAATCTGGAGCAGGTACTTGCCTATCAGTATCCTTCAACAGAACATGTCAGCAGGGTGGCGGCCAGTCTGGCCGCAGCCTTACCAGTTGAAGAAAAAAAGCGACATCCCTATGGCAAAAGCTATTGTTATCTGCTATTAGGCCATAGTAAAGGAGGGCTGGTGGCCCGTTATGTAGTGGAGCACAGTCTGTTCCGGGGGCGACCGGTGCTGGGGCTTTTCACACTGGGAACCCCGCACTGGGGCTGGTCACTGCTGAGCGGTTTTTACAATGACCTGGCCCCGGATAGTGAATTGTTTGTTGTCCAGGAAAGAGAGCCCCTGAAGCGCATTTGTCAGCCATTGACGGGCAAGCCGCTGGGAGTACCATATATTCCGCTGGCAACTGAGTACAATTCCTGGACGGAAAAACTGGTAATAGCTGACGAGGAGGTAGCAGCTTTGAAAAAAGCCGGAGACTGGGTGGTGGGCAATACCAATGCTCTGGCGCAGGGTATTCCGGCCCGCAAGCGTTACCTCCTGCGCACTCCGGAGAAATATTATCACTGGGAAAGTCACCACAATTCTCTGGTCTGGGCCACTGTCTGGCAGGAAACAGAAAAAATTCTGGGCAGCAATTAG
- a CDS encoding AAA family ATPase, with amino-acid sequence MKIAVTGKGGVGKTTISGVLARLFADEGYRVLAVDADPDANLASALGIPESLYKTITPFSKMKKLAEERTGANGGYGSFFILNPKVDDLPEKYCLEHQGVKLLVMGTVEQGGSGCVCPEHTLLKRLMKHLLIERDEVVIMDMEAGIEHLGRGTAESVDALLVVVEPGRRSIQTANQIRKLVEDLGIKKVFAIGSKIADEADIRFIKDSLADFELLGFVSLSEDIKQADLEGVSPYDIGGTIVEEIRSIKDQLLARLNS; translated from the coding sequence ATGAAAATAGCAGTTACAGGTAAAGGCGGAGTAGGAAAAACTACAATTTCCGGGGTTTTAGCCAGGCTTTTTGCCGATGAAGGTTATCGGGTTTTAGCTGTAGATGCTGACCCGGACGCAAACCTTGCTTCAGCTCTGGGTATACCTGAGTCGCTTTACAAAACAATAACCCCCTTTTCTAAAATGAAAAAGTTAGCGGAAGAACGTACCGGAGCCAATGGGGGCTATGGTTCCTTTTTCATTTTAAACCCCAAAGTGGATGATTTGCCTGAGAAATATTGTCTGGAACATCAGGGTGTTAAATTACTGGTTATGGGCACTGTTGAACAGGGTGGCAGCGGTTGTGTTTGTCCGGAGCATACTTTACTTAAGCGATTAATGAAACATCTCCTGATTGAAAGAGACGAAGTGGTAATTATGGATATGGAAGCCGGAATTGAGCATCTTGGTCGGGGTACGGCTGAGTCGGTAGATGCTTTGTTAGTTGTAGTAGAACCAGGTCGGAGAAGTATTCAGACCGCTAACCAGATCAGGAAATTGGTTGAAGATCTTGGGATCAAAAAGGTCTTTGCTATAGGTAGTAAAATAGCTGATGAGGCGGATATTCGCTTTATTAAAGACAGTTTGGCTGATTTTGAGCTGCTGGGTTTTGTTTCTTTAAGTGAAGATATCAAACAGGCTGATTTGGAAGGAGTTTCTCCTTATGATATCGGTGGCACGATAGTTGAGGAAATCAGGTCAATCAAGGACCAGTTGCTGGCAAGATTGAACAGTTGA